GAAATGCCCAAGATCATAGTAAATGACAACTATTAATTAATGATGGATGGAGGCCAAAAGTTGACTATTGTGGCTGGAGGACAATGCACCAGTGACTAGAGGATACCAACAGAAGAACGGTGGCACAAGGATTGCATATGCATGTAAGACAAACATTGACAATAACAATGGACAACGACGAATAGTGGATTGTCGGCAACAACTCCGATGACCATAAGAGAGTGGCATGGTTGGCCGAAGATATCATAAAAAGGAATCTCACAGGAGACAAAAGATATTGATGAAGGAAAGTGTTGTGGTTAGTACTAATTAAAGGAATAGAGAATACAAAGTTTATGTTGGGTTGAAAAAATACAGCAAATTACAATTATAGAAAAGCTAAAGTCAAGGAATGTGCTAGGGAGGAGAGAATCACGGGAGTGATATTGGCTGATATATGTTTGGCAAGTATTAGAATTTGAGTTGGACTCTTTGCTGGCAATATTTGACTTTGAATTGGACACCTCAATCTTCTAATTATCACACCCCCGCAATCTAATGGGACAAGAGCGTACCATAAGCTTGTTAGTCAATAATTTGAAGCGGGCTGAAGAAAGCCCTTTGGTGAAACGTCTGCCACCTAATTTGTAGCACAAATGTAGCTAACATCAAGCTCCTTGCAATCAACCTTATCACACACATAATGGTAATCTACTTCCAAATGTTTAGTGCAAGCTTGAAACACCGGGTCTGAAGCTAAAGAGATAGAACTAATAGTCAGACCAAATAAGCGGTGTTGATAGAGAGACACCCAAATCTATGAACAATGATTGAAGCCATGAAATCTCAGCTGTAGTATATGCCAATTGACGGTATTCTGTTTCAGTGCTTGAGCGAGATACAGTACTCCAAGATATGGGATTATATCCAAGATAAATACAATAGCCACCAGTAGAGCAACGATCATCAGCGTTTTCAGCATATGAATAGGCTTCTAAACATAGAGAACCAGGTTGATAAAAGAGCAAACACGTTTCACACCCTTGCAACTACATTATTGTTTCTggtacatctttttttttttttccttcataatGCTTCATGTTCATCTCATTATTCATTTATAACTGGCTGCTTGGTTCTTAGACCCTCTTCATTTCTGTATCACCAACCATATCTGAAAACTCTTAATTTTATTGCGGGGGTTACCATGATTTCAAGGAGTGTATGTTTTCGCAATTTGCTTCAATCTCTTCGAGCTACTTCTTCCTCATCCTAGGTGTTTTTTTTAAGCCTTGACTTCTTATAATTTATTCGCtatatattgttattgttattgataTAACTTCTTCGGTTTTGTTAGGCAGATATTGTTacaaggtttatttatttatttattaattataaacgTTTGCAGAGGGTTTTTCTGGGTGAATGAGTcttatgaaattattttctttgtgaAGCCTATGACTATGAGAAACTTCTAATCATGTCAAAAATCTGAACAGGCAATGTATGAAGGTACAAAAGTACATAGGAAAGAAGATGGGCGGCTTCTTCTCTTCCGTCCAGAGCAGAATGCGATTCGAATGAAATTTGGAGTAGAGAGAATGTGCATGCCATCACCCTCCATTGATCAATTTGTAGATGCTGTGAAGCAGACTGTCCTAGCCAACAAGCGTTGGGTAATCCTCTTCTATCTTGAAGAAAATGCTGAACCATTAATTCTTTATGAgttaattatttctttaaatttatacATCGTTTTAATATAATGTATGTGGATGATTATGATCAGGTTCCTCCTTCAGGAAAAGGGTCTCTGTACATTAGGCCTCTGCTCATGGGAAGTGGTCAAATATTGGGTATGGGTGCAGCACCTGAATACACTTTCCTAGTATATGTttcctctctctcaatctcactaCTAGTGTTCTGCAGTGTGCTTTATCAACTACAATATGCCATGCatctttttttccatttgaaaCTTTGGTCACTTTTTAAGGggtaaaaaaagtaaaagaaaaaagatgaacGTGTGACAAACTGCAATTGGTAGAATGTAATGTGGAATACTTAAAATGGGACAAAgattttttattcctttagCTCCTACAAAGAGTAAAAGGATTTATCATTTATGTAATCTTGGTTTATAATCAGGAGGGGTAAGCACCCTTGAACTTGTATGTTGAGAAAGAGTTTGATCGTGCCTCTCGTGGTGGAACTGGAGGTGTCAAATCAATCACCAACTATGCCCCGGTAAGGAACTCATTCTCTCATGTAACTTAACTTTTTGCTGCATTAAACATTATTGTCTAACACATCATTGTGTTTGAAATTGTAGGGTTTGAAAGCAttgacaaaagcaaagaacagAGGATTTTCTGATGTCTTATATCTGGACTCAGTGAATAGGAAAAATATTGAGGAGGTCTCCCCTTGTAACATTTTTATTGTGATGGTATTTTGCTTTTATAGAATATTTTAAGTTCAATCTAATATGTTAGCAAGTTTTTGTCTTGATGGAATTAAGGAAAGGGAAACTATTCTGTGATGACCACAGAAAGTAACCAAAGGATGCCAAGCGTTCTGTATCTATAAAACTCATTGGATAAACCTTGAAAGAAATTACAATATAAGGTATACTTTCCAAGGATCACTGATTACTGAGAAACAAATtgatttgtgaaattattgtaagtATATGGAGATGAATGAAAACAGTAGGCAAGTAATGAAGCTTGAGATTGGATAAGAAAAACTATTTGTAATATAATTAACCGTATTGATACTAATAAGATGTAGATGACAGCTTATCACTTAGGCATCATAAATGAATCATTCAGTTTCCCCCATCAAGTTTAAGCAACCTgtaaattatcaacaaaaaaaaaaagtttaagcaACCTATATTTAATACTTGTTTCACATTTACttcattgaaaattttagtcCCAAATTATATTATCTCCCTTTGTATTCTTATAATTGGTACACTCTAAACCTCATGCATGCATTTTCCAATTTTCTAGGGCAATGCTATTTCAACTCCTGCAATAAATGGGACCATTCTTCCAGGAGTCACCCGTAGAAGCATCATTGAGATTGCTCTCGATCATGGTTACCAGGTGATATTCATGTACCACAAAATGACAGCTTGAACctgattttcttaattaatttttgaagtaataCCAACTGAGAAGGgcttcattaaaaaattaaggcCACTCTTCCCATTGTACGTGTGAGACTTATGCATGGCTAGGAACTTGCTGTTTCTGTTTTTGATGTTTCTCTTTGTTGCCAAGACATGAACTCTCTGACTGGCTATGCTGTTTTCCTAGGAGATTCATTGATTTCTTGGAGGTCTAAAAAGCAGGGAGTTGTCTTAAGGTCCTCAGCTAAGTTTGAGTACAGAGCCATGGCAAGTGTAGCTTGTGAGATAACTTGGGTGCTGTAAATTCTTAAGGATTTAAACGTTAATCATGCAAGGCCAGCTATGttgttttgtgacaatcaaGCAGCCCTGCACATAGCTGTAAATCCGGTCTTTCATGAAAGAACAAAGCACATAGAGGTAGAATATCACATGGTCAGAGATAAGATCATGGAGGGTATGATTAAAACATTTCATGTGCATATTAGTTTTCAGGTAGCAGACATATTCACCAAAGCTTTGGGTTTTCAAGCTTTTGCAAGACTTTCTAGAAAATTGGGTCTAAAGGACATATTCACTCCATGAGATTCACAGACAATAACCTCAGATAAAGTTTCAGGTCAAGTCTCAGAACTTGAAGTTCAggacttgagggggagtgttgagaCTGAGATGGTTGAAACAGAATTGAAGGGAAACGACAGAGCAAAACtacaaagtaaaagaaaaatgacaagaaCAAGATTAAAGGAACAGAGTAAAGAGAAGAAGGGAAACGACACAGTTTTGATTAATGAAGGCACGTGCCAATCATGTGAATAGAGCAGGACAGAGTTAGTTGTAATATAAGCCAGTTGTCATACATCCAATGGTCCACTTGTACTTCCGTTAGATTAGGAAATTAGTTATTTCCGTTTTTGCTCTTTCCCTCCTTTGTTGGTGTATATATAGAAGCAGGGGCTTAATTAATTATGTACTTTtcacaattttcagaaattgaTCAATGagaattttccttttctctccaaaacctCTCTCCTTTAAATTCTAGAAGTTTCATTCTTAACAGGTATCCATTAAGAAAAATgctaatgtaatttttttttagaaataaacatacacaaaggaaaggaaatgaggttctaacataaaaaaaaatgcttactaacaattaatttaattggtgTCACATtgataacataataaataaaaaaaatgcttttgttactcttttttaatttaaaatttggcaCATCAATTTGAAACCTCCTCTCACATAAAAGTGAGTCCTATCTAGAGATCCTACTCACGAAACCCGCTTTTATATGAGAGGAGATAATATTGTtgtacaatataattttttaagatttaagtctttctttctttctttcttttttttttttttttctttctttgaggGAAAgtctatccttttttttttttttttttttttttttttttgcgttttgaaaaaatataaataatcaattaagtgaaaaattaaaattgaaaagctAATCCAAACagatttgaattcaaatttcaaagttcaaagctaAAGCAGGGATAGAAATGTGAAAGTACATACAACAGGAGAACTGACGTGTTAATGTTTACATTTTGTAGATTGGATGTTACTATGGATATTCATCTCAGGCTTCATCTTCTCTGCAACAAATGTGCGAACCATCTATTTATCGGTAATTGCATTATACTGAATTAGTCCCTTGTGTTACAACATTATGCAAATGCTTTAGTAGCTACATTTATtctcattcaaatacatatacaAATACTGAAATACACACACGTCTTGTAGTTTCGTCTGGAATTTTCTaccaagtgaaaaaaaaaatggaactctTGCTAATTTTTTTGACCCTTTTTTCTGGTTTCTGCTTTTCTTATTGAGAATTGGCAATTTCAGAGATGATGACTACGCTAATTTGGACTAGGATAATCTTGGATTTGGTATAATGCCAACTGATTACATGTACCTTATGAAATGTTCTAAAGGAGAGCATTTTGAACAAGGCCAACTTAATCGTTATGGAAACATTGAGTTGGGCCCTGCTGCTGGAGTTCTGAATTATGGGCAGGTAAGCTAAAAGTGATCTCTTTGTTACAATATTCACATCTTTGCATGCTAGCTACAATACTTTGGATGGAAGTCTATTATCTAATACAAATTCTTAGTAACTTGAAGTTGAATCACTTGGTTCTAATTGCCCGAGTAGGAAGCCTTGTACTTATGAGTTTTAATGGGTATCCAGtgtcatgtcatttaaaattttaaatgacatagcACTCTATATACTATTAGATCAAGGAAATAAACTTTGTTGGGTAATCCTCTTCTATCTTCAAGAAAATGCTGAACCattaactctttattattatggATAAATAGAAAAAGCACACCAACtattgggctttgtggagcctagtttatgtttgatccggttgatgatccgacccgacccgaataatgttgcgtagccgcactttgtatttttccctgataataaTGAAATCCTTAcaactccgtggacgtaggcaaattgccgaaccacgtaaatactgtcttgtgcgtgtgattatttttctttggcatgtgtttttctctatattttgtttctcacaggtttagGAATTCGTGGAAATTCCCTACAACTGGTATTAGAGCCTAGGGTTAGGTTTAAGTGGGAGCAATGGTAGAGGAAGCAGGAAAGACGTCTGGAATAGAAAAGTTCGATGGCACAGACTTCGCATATTGGAGGATGCAGATTGAAGATTATCTTTATGGGAGGAAATTGCATCTGCCGCTTTTGGGGATAAAACCTGCGACTATGAAGGATGAGGAATGGGCTCTTCTTGACAAACAGGTAGTGGGAGTTATCAGGTTAATGTTGTCTAGGTCGGTTGCACACAATGTTGTGAAGGAGAAGACCACTGTAGATCTGATGAAGGCTTTGTCTGGTATGTATGAAAAGCTGTTAGCAAACAACAAGGTGCATCTGATGAAGAAACTTTTCAATCTGAAGATGGCAGAGAACGCATCAGTAGCACAACATCTGAATGAATTTAACACTATCACAAATCAATTGTCGTCTGTAGAAATCgattttgatgatgagattCGTGCACTGGTCGTTTTAGCTTCTTTGCCAAACAGTTGGGAGGCAATGAGGATGACAGTAAGTAATtctttaagaaaagaaaagctgaagtACAACGACATATGGGATTTAATTTTGGTTGAGGAGGTTCGCAGAAGAGATGCAAGTGAAACCTCAGGATCCGGTTCTACCCTAAACCTTGAGACAAGAGGCAGAGGTAATGATAGAAATTCAAATCGGGGTAGATCAAAATCCAGAAATTCTAATCGGAACAGAAGTAAATCTAGATTAGGCCAACAAGTACAATGCTGGAACTGTGGGAAAACAGGTCACTTTAGGAGGCAATGCAAAAATCCTAACAAGAAGAATGAAGATGACTCTGCTAATGCTGTAATAGAAGAGGTACAGGATGCACTACTTATTGCAGTAGACAGTCCACTTGATGATTGGGTTCTGGACTCGGGAGCTTCGTTTCATACCACTCCACACCGAGAAATCATACAGAATTATGTTGCAGGTGATTTTGGTAAGGTGTATTTGGCTGATGGTTCAGTCTTGGATGTTGTGGGTATGGGAAACGTCTAGATATTGTTGCCCAATGGGTTTGTTTGGTTACTGGAGAGGGTTCAACATATTCTTGACCTAAGGAGGAATCTGATTTCTATTGGACAACTTGATGATGAAGGACAtgcaatattatttgttggtgGTACTTGGAAGGTTACAAAGGGAGCTAGAGTATTGGCTCGTGGAAGGAAGACTGGTACTCTCTATATGACCTCAAGTCCAAGAGACACAATTGTAGTTGCTGAAGCAAGTACTGATACAAGCCTATGGCACTGTAGACTTGGTCACATGAGTGAGAAAGGCATGAAGATTTGCTGTCAAAGGGGAAACTACCAGAATTGAAGTCTGTTGATTTTGACATGTGTGAAAGCTGCATCTTAGGAAAGCAGAAAAATGTGAGCTTCTTGAAAACTGATAGGACACCGAAGGCTGAAAAATTGGAGTTAGTACACACTGATTTGTGGGGCCTTCTCCAGTTGCATCCCTTGGAGGTTCAAGGTACTACATCACTTTCATAGATGACTCAAGCAGAAAGGTATGagtttattttctgaaaaataaatctgatgtatttaaaacttttaagaagTGAAAGGCTATGGTTGAGACAGAAACAGGtttaaaagtaaaatgtttGAGATTAGATAATGGAGGAGAGTACATAGATGGAGGGTTTAGTGAATATTGTGCTGCACAAGGAATTAGGATGGAGAAGACCATTCTTGGGACACCATAGCAGAATGGTGTGGCTGAGCGCATGAACAGAACTCTTAATGAGCGTGCTAGGAGTATGAGGTTGTATGCTGGACTACCAAAAACTTTCTGGGCTGATGCTATTAGCACTGCAGCTTACTTGATAAACCGAGGACCATCAGTTCCTATGGAGTTCAGACTTCTTGAGGAGGTTTGGAGCGGTAAAGAGGTAAAGTTTtcccatttaaaagtttttggttgtgtttcttaTGTTCATGTTGATTCTGATGCTCGTagtaaacttgatgcaaagtctaaaatatgttttttcattGGCTATGGTGATGAGAAATTTGGCTATAGGTTTTGGGATGAACAAAACAGGAAAATCATCAGAAGTAGAATTGTGATATTTAATGAACATGTTATGTTTAAGGATAGGTCAACTGTAGTGCCAGATGTTACAGGGATAGATCAAGATAAATCTGAGTTTGTCAACTTAGATGAATTGACTGAAAGCACTGTCTAGAAAATGGGTGAAGAAGATAAGGAGAATGTAGATTCACAGGTAGATCAGAGTACACCTGTAGCTGAAGTCCGCAGATCTTCCAGGACAATTAGACCTCCACAGCGTTATTCACCCGCTTTAAATTATCTCCCGTTGACCAATGGTGGTGAGCCAGAATGCTATGATGAAGCCTTGCAAGATGAGAATTCAAGCAAGTGGGAGTTAGCCATGAAGGATAAGATGGATTCCTTGTTGGGGAATCAAACATGGGAACTGACTGAACTGCCAATAGGAAAGAAGGCTTTGCACAACAAGTGGGtatacaaaataaagaatgagcATGATGGTAGCAAACGTTACAAGGCCAAATTAGTTGTTAATGGGTTCCAGCAGAAGTAGGGCATTGATTACACAGAGATATTTTCTCCAGTTGTGAAGATGTCAACAATTAGACTGGCATTGGGAATAGTGGCTGCAGAAAATTTACATCTTGAGCAATTAGATGTGAAGACAACATTCCTTCATGGTGACTTAGAGGAAGACATTTACATGATTCAACCAGAAGGGTTCATTGTTCAGGGACAAGAGAATCTAGTCTGTAAACTGAGAAAGAGCTTGTATGGCCTAAAACAAGCTCCTAGACAGTGGTACAAGAAGTTTGACAGTTTTATGCATAGAATTGGGTTTAAGAGATGTGAAGCTGATCACCGTTgctatgttaaattttttgacaattcttacatcattttactgttgtatgtggatgatatgctaaTTGCAGGGTCTAGCATTGAGGAAATTGATAATCTAAAGAAGAAATTGTCAAAACAGTTTGCAATGAAGGATTTGGGAGCTGCAAAGCAAATCCTTGGTATGAGAATTATTAGAGACAAGGCTAATGATACATTGAAGCTTTCTCGGTCAAAGTATGTGAAGAAAGTTCTCAGTAGATATAACATGAATGAAGCTAAGCCAGTGAGCACACCCTTGGGTAGTCATTTTAAACTAAGCAAAGAACAGTCACTGAAGACAGAAGAAGAGAGGGACTATATGAGCAAGGTGCCTTATGCCTCTGCTATTGGCAGCTTGATGTATGCTATGGTGTGTACAAGGCCAAATATTGCACATGCAGTGGGAGTTGTGAGCAGATTCATGAGTAGGCCAGTAAAGCAACATTGGGAGGCAATCAAGTGGATTCTGAGATATTTGAGGAGTTCATCAGATACATGTCTTTGCTTCACAGGTGCAAGTTTGAAACTGCACGGTTATGTAGATGCTGATTTTGTTGGTGATATTGATAGTAGAAAGAGCACTACTGGGTTTGTATTTTCTCTGGATGATATAGCCATATCTTGGGCCTcaaatttgcaaaaaattgttaCTCTGTCTACTACAGAAGCTGAGTATGTTGCAGCAACTGAAGCTGGAAAGGAGATGATTTGGCTACATGGCTTCTTAGATGAATTGAGTAAGAAGCAAGAGATGGGCATTCTACATAGTGACAGCCAGAGTGCAATTTTTCTTGCTAAGAATTCAGCTTTTCATTCAAAGTTGAAGCATATATAGACAAAATACCACTTTATCCGGTACCTTGTTGAAGATAAGCTGGTAATACTTGAGAAGATTTGTGGATCTAAGAACTCGGCAGACATGTTGACTAAGGGTGTCACTATTGAGAAGCTAAAGCTGTGTGCAGCTTCAGTTGGCCTTCTAGCTTGAGGACAGGAGGATGAGTTGCAGGGATGAGGGATTGCTTTTGGAAGATAGTGGCTGATGTTGGTTATTGAACTAGTCTCCAAGTGGGagatttgttgggttttgtggagTCTAGTTTGTGTTTGATCCGGTTGACGATCCGACCAGACCCGAATAATGTTGCGTagccgcactttgtattttttcctgataatagtgaaatccctgcaactccgtgaacgtaggcaaattgccggaccacataaatactgtcttgtgtgtgtgattatttttctttggcgtgtgtttttctctatattttgcTTCTCATAGGTTTAGGAATTCGTGGAAATTCCCTACACCAACCATATATAAACACATTCACACAGTGACAAGCATATATTCACTGAGTGAAAATCCAAATGTTTAAAACATTATGGGGTAAAACCTAAATCCAACTCAACAAGTCCACTATTGAAAGTTGTTGCAGTACATACAACTTTCACGTGACTTCCCATACATATATTTAGGCTTAGTACCCAAGCTCTCCTCTTCTACTAGCAATTGCAAATAATGCATTGTGTCTTCAATGTTACTAGCTTGTTGCCGCATGTTAACCTACTGACAACAAGACCGATATCTCAATCACTTTAAGGCTTTTTGAAGATTTGGTATCATCTCTTTTGATTTCAAACAACTACTCCAAAGCTAGTATTGTGATCTATGTGTTTGGAAGTATAAACCTCTCTAAGGTGTATcaatgagagagaaaggaagaactAGAAGGCTTTCTCTAGGTTTGTATTAGTTTAGTATGGTTGTCTTCCTCTCTAAATCATTAAAGTTGcattgtagtttaaaattagaATCGGTGTAGGTTTCTAGGGTTGGTTGGTTACAGAAAAGCTATGAAAGCCCAGGTCAATGATTTTCATTTATAGGTTAGCTAGGCTGAAAGTTGCGAAAATGTATGCTGAAACTGTCAATTCGGTCAATTGATCAAGCAAATTTGCTCCACTGAAAACTACATACCAACACCTTCAACAATAacctttttagttttcaaccTTGATTACACCACACAATTACAATTATACatatttgaataattaaataaatttatcatgaAATTAGCCATCACTTAAAATCCTAATATATaatcttaaaaaacaaaaatgcccCAAATAGGCTCATGTTAGAATTTAGACCCCAgtaaaactagattgtttaacctaattaattaaccaagtgaatacttaggtttattattcagatctaggttaaaacaataacaatcatatcatgcaaagcaacGGAAAtgataaataacacaatgatatgatgatctaggaaaaccaaaccggtaaaaaacctgggaaggatttaacctaactatcctcaaggtaaaactgaatccactatgaaagaattgaagtttatacaatagcgacttagaccattaacatcctattgttacccaccagtagaaaatTTATTGacatgaccacgtgcaagctccgagaccacggactcctttcttggattctccagcaagtacaagcactcccgcttgtatatctttaagctctttaaTGCAGCAAcggaatgatcatcaagttcttgacataatcttgattcttgataaccctaagtatatgtgaaggcaaacacctctagatctcataagagattcacatacacaacataaacaacaaaaaagactctagagagcttttgggtacaaaccctagatccgaaaagaggcacactcttctctctcttagaagcctttaaaaacgtgcttagggtttcctttatatagtgggaaaAGTAGATCTggaaccctaatccttaataggcttgggttgggttggaaaaatctgcagaaaaacaatctacacgactttcgatcggtcgagtctaattctcgatcgatcgagccaggtagaattgcacagtaaattctgcagcaactcgattccaactttacatataagacacatactttgagcaatccaaacaagactaaaacgttttgatcatggtttgccaacattacaaattagtgttctaatacatttaaatctAAAgttcttagaacctaacaaactcagTTAAATTGCATGTAGATGTTATAATTTTGAAGTTTCAACATGCTTCCTCCCAACACTCATCTTCTCTAGATGAGTCAATTGCATGGTCATTCGTATAATTATTACTCTTAAACTCAAGTGAACTTatgtgaaattttattttaaatagagataatgCATGTTTCATTACATGTtgtccaatatatatatatatatattttttttttggggaaaggGTACTCTccattttttagtttatatattttattttatagatcaataatatacaaaatgttttgtaattcaaaattttaaatggtatAAGATTgaatatatcttcttctttttttgatttgtaATAGTTAATCTGAATCAtgaattgattaattttaaatttaatttgaacCATAATTTTCATTATCCCTTCTCTTCGAATCAAAATTCACttgtaagaagaaaaaaaatagcaataaaagAAACCAACGTATATAGAAGACAAATATGGAGCAATccactttattaatttttttttgggtaacttTATACTTTTATAAAGTTACAAGTGGACCTAGTTTTTGACACATGTATAGAACAACTAATAACAGTCAATCCTTAATCCCAACCAAAATTGTGAGGTTGGATATGGAGACTAATCAAGATTGGTCACATGCATTTTTTAACCATTTGTAATAACTAAaagtaattatataaataaaaaggtttcTTAATATCAATTAGTCTTCCTGCAATTGGTTCTGATCTCTCCTTTTGAGCCAGTAAGTGGGCTGAGGTTTCCC
This genomic stretch from Castanea sativa cultivar Marrone di Chiusa Pesio chromosome 1, ASM4071231v1 harbors:
- the LOC142605713 gene encoding branched-chain amino acid aminotransferase 1, mitochondrial-like isoform X1, whose protein sequence is MNRLLNIENQVDKRANTFHTLATTLLFLAMYEGTKVHRKEDGRLLLFRPEQNAIRMKFGVERMCMPSPSIDQFVDAVKQTVLANKRWVPPSGKGSLYIRPLLMGSGQILGGVSTLELVC
- the LOC142605713 gene encoding branched-chain amino acid aminotransferase 1, mitochondrial-like isoform X2, producing MNRLLNIENQAMYEGTKVHRKEDGRLLLFRPEQNAIRMKFGVERMCMPSPSIDQFVDAVKQTVLANKRWVPPSGKGSLYIRPLLMGSGQILGGVSTLELVC